Sequence from the Sulfuracidifex tepidarius genome:
ATAAAATTCTCATGCACGTCGGTCCTGTGACGATAAAGGACGACGTTCTTTTGGCAGGAGTTAAGAACAACGTGGGGTTCACGTCAAAGGAATTCGTGGACGCTTTCTCCTCGTCCTTGAAGGGCTTGAGGTATATCACGAAAGCGAAATCATATCAGCCGTTCATAATCCCTGGTGGTGGCACGTCAGCTATGGAGAGTGTCACTTCCCTTCTGAGGAAGGGAGACAACGTCCTCGTGGTCTCTAACGGAGTCTTCGGGGACAGATGGGAATACATTCTAAAGAGGTACCCTGTGAACGTAGACGTCCTGAGGCCGAAGCCGGGATACTACGTTAAGCCAGACGAAGTGAAGGAGATGACTGAGAAGAAAGAGTATAAGGTCGTCACGTTAACTCACGTGGAGACCAGCACGGGTGTGAGGGAACCAGTCAAGGAAGTGATCAGCAAGGTCAGGGACAACGTAGACCTGACAGTGGTGGACGGAGTGTCGGGAATGGGAGCAGAGGAGGTCAACTGTGAAGACTGGGGAATAGACGTTTACCTTTCAGCTAGTCAAAAAGCTTTGGGCTCCACACCCGGTGCAGGCCTCCTCGTATTGTCTGATAAGGCCGTGAATTCCATATCAGAGGACTCTGTTGCGGGCTATTATCTGAACTTGAAGAACTGGTTACCAGTCATGAGGTCAATGGAGGAGGGAAAGGCATCGTATTTCGCCACTCCTCCGGTTCACACTATCCTCCAGCTCAGCAGAGCTCTGGCTGAAGTAGAGAAAGAAGGAATAGACAACAGAGTGAGAAGGCATCAGGTAGTTTCCGGGGCGATCAGGGCCGGAGTAGAAAGCATGGGCTTCAGCACGGTAGCTAAGTTACCTGAAAGCTACAGCAACAGTGTGACCGGTGTTGAGTTGAAGAAAGCCGACCCTAAGAAGGTTATGGAGATGAGCTTGTCAGAGGGAGTTGAGTTCGCCCCAGGCGTGCACCCAGCCTTCAAGTACTTCAGGATAGGCCACATGGGATGGGTTACTCCAAACGACGCTGTGGTAACCATCAGTGTGCTGGAGAGAGTCCTGAAGGAACTAGGAGAGGACATCAGGCTGGGAGAAGGCTTGAGGGCTGTGCAGGAGTTCTTAGACTCCAAACAAGAAAGACATTGACTAATCACAGATCAATAAGTGCTATGTCTTATAACATAATACCACATAAGTATATATACATGGCAGATTTTCAAGATATCCTGAATTACACTATCATGAGGAAGAGGATGTCACAGTTTGAGGAAGAGCTGAAACTCAACAGGGAAAGTCCTAGGTCCTTGAAGGAGGTAGTGAAAGAGTTTATCTCATTCACCAAGGGAGTCCTCAGGGAGATAAATGACGTAAGTTTCAGGGAGGTCATGGGGAAGCAGTTGAGGATAGCCAAGAGGTTACTGATGACTATCAACTTGAGATGGGTCCTCATTTTCCTGTACAAGAGGGTAGTGACGAGCTTAGTGAACGCACTGTTGAGTTTAATAAACACAGCAATAAATCAAATAAAGTTATGACCACTCTCCTATTCTCCTCAGGGACATTCTTTTTTTTAAAAGGAAAACTGAGCCAGTCGTATAGCGGTACTGCCTACGCTCTCCAAGGCGGGGGTTGTACCGCTGGGTGTGCCTTCTGTGCACAGTCCAGATTTTCCTCTTCTAGGGACATGCTTTCCAGGGTTAAATGGTACCCAATGGACTTGGACGAAGCGAAGGGAAGGATGGGGGCTTTCAAACGCTTTTGTCTTCAGACCGTCTACAGACCCGGTTTCAGGGAAGAAGCACTTGAGGTAATGAAGAAGGTTAACACCAAGGGTAAGTCTTTGACCACTGTCCCGGTGGAGGGGTTAGAGGAATTCGCAGAAGCCGGGGTGGACTACATAGGTGTGGGGTTGGACACTACTGAAGATATGTTTACAAGGATAAGTAAGCCATTCCCTTTCTCTAGATATATGGAGTTCATTGAGGAGGCAGTGGAGGTCTTCGGAAAG
This genomic interval carries:
- a CDS encoding pyridoxal-phosphate-dependent aminotransferase family protein, whose protein sequence is MDKILMHVGPVTIKDDVLLAGVKNNVGFTSKEFVDAFSSSLKGLRYITKAKSYQPFIIPGGGTSAMESVTSLLRKGDNVLVVSNGVFGDRWEYILKRYPVNVDVLRPKPGYYVKPDEVKEMTEKKEYKVVTLTHVETSTGVREPVKEVISKVRDNVDLTVVDGVSGMGAEEVNCEDWGIDVYLSASQKALGSTPGAGLLVLSDKAVNSISEDSVAGYYLNLKNWLPVMRSMEEGKASYFATPPVHTILQLSRALAEVEKEGIDNRVRRHQVVSGAIRAGVESMGFSTVAKLPESYSNSVTGVELKKADPKKVMEMSLSEGVEFAPGVHPAFKYFRIGHMGWVTPNDAVVTISVLERVLKELGEDIRLGEGLRAVQEFLDSKQERH
- a CDS encoding radical SAM protein gives rise to the protein MTTLLFSSGTFFFLKGKLSQSYSGTAYALQGGGCTAGCAFCAQSRFSSSRDMLSRVKWYPMDLDEAKGRMGAFKRFCLQTVYRPGFREEALEVMKKVNTKGKSLTTVPVEGLEEFAEAGVDYIGVGLDTTEDMFTRISKPFPFSRYMEFIEEAVEVFGKRRVYVHLVFGLGEKSEDFLSLMERIYSMGAEVALFAFTPVKGTLMQDMSPPSIQDYRVVQTVRYYLSRGYPLSRIIKDGKLLLPSERYHFNTSGCPTCDRPFYNESPKDKELYNIPKVMRD